A genomic segment from bacterium encodes:
- a CDS encoding DegT/DnrJ/EryC1/StrS family aminotransferase translates to MEEINKILPISKPFLGDEEALAAKEAILSGWVSQGPRVAEFEEKFAEYVGSRYAVAVTSCTTALHSALAVSGVSFQDEVIVPSLSFIATANAVVHCGATPVFVDIDLETCNIDPQKIEEKITEKTKVIMPVHQMGLPADLDAIKNIADRYELKVIEDAACAIGSEYKGKRIGGYGNIACFSFHPRKIITTGEGGMITTDDKEIAERLRRFRHHGMSVSDLERHKANKVIVESYIEIEYNYRMTDIQAAMGIAQLEKLPFILEKRREIAEFYNKVLSEIKVIRIPKIPDYIYHNYQSYWIEILDLSPISRDMLMERLLEKKIATRRGIMAIHMEECYIKRGNMPRLPMTERITKNTILLPIYPSMTKEEQEYVVECMREIMRSL, encoded by the coding sequence ATGGAAGAGATAAATAAGATATTACCTATTTCAAAACCATTTCTAGGAGACGAGGAGGCATTAGCGGCAAAAGAGGCAATCCTTTCTGGTTGGGTATCTCAAGGTCCTAGGGTAGCTGAGTTTGAAGAGAAATTTGCCGAATATGTTGGTTCAAGGTATGCTGTGGCAGTAACCTCTTGCACAACCGCCTTGCATTCTGCCCTTGCTGTCTCTGGGGTTTCTTTTCAAGACGAAGTAATCGTTCCTTCCCTTTCCTTTATTGCCACGGCAAATGCCGTAGTCCATTGTGGTGCAACCCCTGTTTTTGTAGATATAGACCTTGAAACCTGTAATATTGACCCTCAAAAAATAGAAGAAAAGATTACTGAAAAAACAAAGGTAATAATGCCTGTTCACCAAATGGGACTACCTGCTGATCTGGATGCTATTAAAAATATAGCTGACAGATATGAATTAAAGGTAATTGAAGATGCAGCTTGTGCTATTGGCTCTGAATATAAAGGAAAAAGAATAGGAGGATATGGAAACATTGCCTGCTTTAGTTTTCATCCAAGAAAGATAATTACAACAGGTGAAGGTGGTATGATTACCACTGATGACAAAGAGATAGCTGAAAGATTGAGAAGGTTTCGCCACCATGGAATGTCAGTCTCTGACCTTGAAAGGCATAAGGCTAATAAAGTAATTGTAGAATCATATATTGAAATTGAATATAATTATAGGATGACAGATATACAGGCTGCAATGGGTATTGCTCAACTTGAAAAACTTCCGTTTATCCTTGAAAAGAGAAGGGAGATTGCTGAGTTTTATAATAAGGTTCTTTCAGAAATAAAGGTCATTAGGATTCCTAAAATTCCCGATTATATATATCATAACTACCAATCTTATTGGATTGAGATACTTGATTTGTCTCCTATATCAAGGGATATGCTTATGGAAAGGCTTCTTGAAAAGAAAATAGCCACAAGGAGGGGAATTATGGCAATTCATATGGAAGAGTGCTATATAAAACGAGGAAATATGCCAAGGCTTCCAATGACAGAAAGGATAACAAAAAATACTATTCTTCTTCCTATATATCCATCAATGACTAAAGAAGAACAGGAATATGTGGTGGAGTGTATGAGGGAAATTATGAGAAGCTTATAA